GCCCAGGGTGGTCGACCCTGCGATGCCGACCTGCGACACGATGATGCAGTTGCGTCCGACCCGAACATTGTGGCCAAGCTGAACCAGATTGTCGATCTTGGTCCCTTGCCCCACACGGGTTTCACCCAAGGCTGCACGATCTATGGTCGTGTTAGCCCCGATTTCCACATCGTCCTCGATCACGGTTCGGCCAATCTGGGGAAATTTGGTCATCCCCGAAGCCGCCTGGGCAAATCCGAATCCGTCGCTGCCCAGAACCGTTCCGGCATGCAGAATGACCCGCTTTCCGACCATCGTGCCAGCCATGAGCGAGCAGTTGGGATAGATTATGACGTCTTCGTCGACCACGCAGTCTTCGCCGATGTACGAGCCGCTGAATACGCGAACCCTCGCGCCGACCTTTGCCCCTCTGCCGATGAAGACAAAAGGAGCGATGGAGGCACTCGGGTCGATGCTTGCATCTTCGTGCACGAAGGCCAGGGGGCTCATGCCTTCGAAAGAGCCTTGCGGCTTGGCAAAAAGCTGAACGGCGCGTGCAAAATCAAGATACGGATTGGCGCTGATCAGGCATGACTTGGAATCAAGGGCCTGATCAGCGCTGACGAGGACAGCACCAGCGCCGGTCGTTTCAAGTTGCGGCGCATATTTGGGGTTGGCCAGAAAGGACAGTTCGGATTCTGAAGCATCGGCCAAGGTGTTGACCCCGGAGATCTCCATGTCACTGCCCTTCAAGGCTATGCCCAGACGGGATGCAATTTCAGAAAGAAGCATTACGAGCTCTGTTATTTGCCGCGCATGGCTTTGTTGAGTTCCGCCAGGATGGCGTTCGTGAGGTCGACGCTTTCCTGACCGTAGATCACTCCGCTGGCCTGCTTGTCGAAGATGGCGGTGTATCCGTTTTTCTTTCCGTAGCTCTCGATGACTTCAAGGAGCTTATCGATGATGGGCTTTGAAAGGTTCTGCTCGGCCTGCTGCAGTTTGCGCTGGTAGCTCTGGCCCATGTCCTGGAAGTCACGGACTTTGCGCTTGTACTGCGTTTCCTTGTCCATTTTAGCTTCCTGGCTGAGCATCATGGACTGCTTCTGAAGTTCGTCCTTCAAAGTGTCCAGCGCCTTCTTCTGGGTATCGAGGTTGTCCTTCATGTCCTTGAACTGGGACTTGAGCTGCTCCATGGCCTTGGAGCCGGGCTCGGACTTGGCGATGACCGTCTTCATATCAATAAAACCGATTTTGGTTTCGGCGCCTGCCGTCAGGGCCATGCAAAACACGAGAAAGATTGTCAGGATAAATGCACGCATGAAAAACTCCTCACCAATAATGTGTAATTTGACTTGTTGTTAAAAGAACTGTCCAACGGAAAATTCAAAACGGCCTTTTCTTTCATCGTCAACTTTGACGGTGTCCAGAGGGTAACCGTACTCCAGGCGCAACGGGCCCAGAGGCGAGTACCAGCGCACACCGGCACCGACACTCTTGTAGAGATCCATGTCAATGGATTCGTCATCGTCCCATGTCTTGCCGGCATCAAAGAAGACCAGCCCCACGATGCCCATCTCCTTGTGCAGTGGCACCAGATATTCCGCGTTGAAGAAGAAACTCTTGTTTCCGCCTTTTTCATCCCCTTCATCATAGCCGCTCTGCCCTTCTTTTTGGTCATAGACAGGAGAGATGGTGCGCTCCTTGTAGCCGCGTACCGAATTCATGCCCCCAAGGTAGAAGCGCTCGAAGGGAGGGATGCGTTCGCTGCCGTTCTCCATCACATATCCGGCCTGTGCATGCAGGTGGATGATGGTTTCCAGGAAGATCGGGAAATAGTGATTGGCGTCGGCAATGTATTTGACGAAATCGTCATCGCCTCCAATCAGGCCGCCGGCGTATTCCACAGAGAACTGGTGGGTAACGCCCTTGGAGGGATTGATGCGCCGGTCAGTCGTGTCGCGCTTGATGGAAGCGTACAGCGCGCTGGCCCAGTTCTGTCCTTCGATGTCTTTAATGACCTTGTCGGCGTCATCGTCGACGTTTTCGATGGTGTAGCGCTCAAGTCGGTAATTCCAGGACAGGTTGGTGTATTCTCCGAGCGGGTATCCGAAGAGCAGCCTGGCTCCCATGGCCTGCTTGTCGTAGTCGGAGTACTCGTTCATCGTGTTGTAGAGGCTCATGCCGACGCCCAGATCCGTGTCGTCGTAATGGGGATTCCAGAACGTGGCGGTGTAATCGGCGGACTTTGCGCTGATGGTCCCCTTGAAGCCAAGCTGGTAGCCCATGCCGAAGAGATTGCGCTCCAGCACCTGACCCGAGAAGAACACCTGCGAATAGCTTGAATAGCCTACGCCTGCGGAAAACTGCCCCGTGGGTTTCTCCTTGACCTTGACGCGCAGGTTGAGAGCGCTGGGATTGGCCGTGGGTTCCGGGGTGATCTCGACGGTCTCGAAGAAATCGAGCCTGTTGAGACGGGCATTGGACCTGCGCAGCAGTGATCCGTCGAAGAGGTCACCGTCGACGAGACGCATCTCGCGTCGGATGACGTTGTCCCTGGTCTTGGTGTTGCCCTCGATCAGAACACGGTTGATGGAGATCTTGTTGCCCTTGGACAATATGTAGGTGACGTCTAGCTTCTTTTCTTCTTCGTTGCGGGCCATGTTCACATCGGCTTCGGCGAAGGCGTATCCAAAGTTGGAGTAGTGTTCCACGAGTTTCTGCATGTCGGAGCGCAGAACAGAGCGGTCGAAAAATTCATTTTTGGCGGCCAGATCGTCCAGGGCGATGACGCTGTTCAGGTCTTCGGGGGTGGCGATCATCTCCCCTTCATACTTGACGGAAGCCACCGTGTAGCGCTCGCCTTCCTCGACCTGGAAGGTGACGGTGATGCCGTCATCCAGGTACGTGACTTCGGGCTGGCCCACCTTGGCGTTCAAGAAGCCTCGATTGCCGTAATAGGCTTCCAGGGCCGCCGCGTCGCGGTCCAGGATTTCTTCGCGTAGTACGCCCGTTCCCGTCATCCAGGACAGCATGCCGCGTTCGGTCAAGGCCAGTTCGTCCTTGAGGT
This sequence is a window from Desulfomicrobium apsheronum. Protein-coding genes within it:
- the lpxD gene encoding UDP-3-O-(3-hydroxymyristoyl)glucosamine N-acyltransferase gives rise to the protein MLLSEIASRLGIALKGSDMEISGVNTLADASESELSFLANPKYAPQLETTGAGAVLVSADQALDSKSCLISANPYLDFARAVQLFAKPQGSFEGMSPLAFVHEDASIDPSASIAPFVFIGRGAKVGARVRVFSGSYIGEDCVVDEDVIIYPNCSLMAGTMVGKRVILHAGTVLGSDGFGFAQAASGMTKFPQIGRTVIEDDVEIGANTTIDRAALGETRVGQGTKIDNLVQLGHNVRVGRNCIIVSQVGIAGSTTLGNGVVLAGQVGVAGHINLGDGCRIGAKSGVGKDVPPGQDLSGIPVMSHGSFLRTSAIMPKLPDMKRRLGKLEKELAALREELANKGK
- a CDS encoding OmpH family outer membrane protein, with product MRAFILTIFLVFCMALTAGAETKIGFIDMKTVIAKSEPGSKAMEQLKSQFKDMKDNLDTQKKALDTLKDELQKQSMMLSQEAKMDKETQYKRKVRDFQDMGQSYQRKLQQAEQNLSKPIIDKLLEVIESYGKKNGYTAIFDKQASGVIYGQESVDLTNAILAELNKAMRGK
- the bamA gene encoding outer membrane protein assembly factor BamA, whose protein sequence is MKRNAFLCLIVILSLFCTLPGFAEPTKKVIVLPFAVNAAPELAYLEESLPKLLQDRLTALGLEVIPQEETVRLLQEQQVEYLDLGVARDMALLSGAAYAVYGSFSQIGETISIDTRLVEAYGVREPKPFFVVKEGVINILPAIEDTAAKIQTGVQQKDRIASIDVRGNEILDDDVVLMRLRIQPGDVYDPKTVNTELKSLYELGYFDDIAIALEDTAEGKRLIITVKEKPLISAISVEGAEELDADDLLATIATKTGAVLNPRVLADDMGKIRELYRKDGFYNAEIDYTLAQADAKRARLNIIVKEGKKLYVTDIVIQGAKQLDPSDLKDELALTERGMLSWMTGTGVLREEILDRDAAALEAYYGNRGFLNAKVGQPEVTYLDDGITVTFQVEEGERYTVASVKYEGEMIATPEDLNSVIALDDLAAKNEFFDRSVLRSDMQKLVEHYSNFGYAFAEADVNMARNEEEKKLDVTYILSKGNKISINRVLIEGNTKTRDNVIRREMRLVDGDLFDGSLLRRSNARLNRLDFFETVEITPEPTANPSALNLRVKVKEKPTGQFSAGVGYSSYSQVFFSGQVLERNLFGMGYQLGFKGTISAKSADYTATFWNPHYDDTDLGVGMSLYNTMNEYSDYDKQAMGARLLFGYPLGEYTNLSWNYRLERYTIENVDDDADKVIKDIEGQNWASALYASIKRDTTDRRINPSKGVTHQFSVEYAGGLIGGDDDFVKYIADANHYFPIFLETIIHLHAQAGYVMENGSERIPPFERFYLGGMNSVRGYKERTISPVYDQKEGQSGYDEGDEKGGNKSFFFNAEYLVPLHKEMGIVGLVFFDAGKTWDDDESIDMDLYKSVGAGVRWYSPLGPLRLEYGYPLDTVKVDDERKGRFEFSVGQFF